The proteins below come from a single Hirundo rustica isolate bHirRus1 chromosome 6, bHirRus1.pri.v3, whole genome shotgun sequence genomic window:
- the ATP6V1D gene encoding V-type proton ATPase subunit D codes for MSAKDRIEIFPSRMAQTIMKARLKGAQTGRNLLKKKSDALTLRFRQILKKIIETKMLMGEVMREAAFSLAEAKFTAGDFSTTVIQNVNKAQVKIRAKKDNVAGVTLPVFEHYQEGGDSYELTGLARGGEQLAKLKRNYAKAVELLVELASLQTSFITLDEAIKITNRRVNAIEHVIIPRIERTLSYIITELDEREREEFYRLKKIQEKKKVLKEKSDQERELRRAAGEESEPANLLAEEKDEDLLFE; via the exons ATGTCGGCCAAGGACCGCATCGAGATCTTTCCCTCGCGGAT GGCTCAGACCATCATGAAGGCTCGTTTGAAAGGAGCCCAAACAGGTCGTAatctcttaaagaaaaaatctgatGCTTTGACACTTCGATTTAGGCAGATCCTTAAGAAAATTATTGAG actaAGATGCTGATGGGTGAGGTGATGAGGGAAGCCGCCTTTTCACTTGCTGAGGCAAAGTTCACAGCAGGAGATTTCAG TACCACGGTGATCCAAAATGTGAACAAAGCACAAGTCAAGATCAGAGCTAAAAAAGACAATGTGGCAG GTGTAACCTTGCCAGTTTTTGAGCATTACCAGGAAGGAGGGGACA gCTATGAGCTGACTGGCTTGGCCAGGGGTGGAGAACAGCTGGCTAAGCTGAAAAGGAACTATGCCAAAGCTGTGGAGCTGCTTGTGGAACTGGCCTCATTACAG ACATCCTTTATTACTTTGGATGAAGccattaaaataacaaacagaCGTGTGAATGCAATTGAACATG tGATTATTCCCAGGATTGAGCGTACTCTTTCTTATATCATCACAGAACTGGATGAACGAGAACGAGAGGAATTCTACAG GCTTAAAAAgatccaggaaaagaaaaaagtcttgaAAGAAAAGTCTGATCAAGAACGGGAGCTGCGGagggctgctggggaggaaaGTGAGCCAGCCAATCTCTTAGCAGAAGAGAAGGATGAAGACCTTCTCTTTGAGTAA